Genomic segment of Xanthomonas sp. DAR 35659:
CCAGCAGCAGCTACGACGCCCGCTCCACCCGCGCCGGCAGCACCACCCAGACGGTCCGCGTGACCCCGTCCAGCACCACGACCTACTACGTGCGCCTGAGCGGCAGCTACAGCGGCCTGACCCTGGTCGGGCGGCAGTAAGCCGCTGCGCGGCGGCGCCGTTCGCCGCCGTGCCGGCGGGCGCGGGAGGGCCTCCCTCCCGCGCGCGTTTCCCAGGAAGCGATTTGCCCGCCATCCGGCGGGCTTTTTTTTGCGCCACGCCATGGAGCACGCGCCGTGAGGGCGATCGCGCGCGGCACTCCGCAGCGCCTGGAGCAGCGCGAACGCATCGCCCGAGTGCGCCACCGTGTGGTCGCGACGTCCGTGCGCGTCATCGTCGCAACAGATCGCGTTGCGCCTGTGGCGGGTTGCCGCCGATGCGGCGCAGCGCCCCAACCACGCTCGGGCCGGACGCCGACAAACCCGGTGCTGGTCACTCCCCAGCAAGGCGGCGCATGGCCCGCGATCGCGGGCTGGCCGCTGCGGCCTGACGGCGCGACCCGCGTGTGCCTGCGCGTGCACTGCGCGCTCGCCGCGTCCTTCCTGCAGGCAGGTGCGAGCGCGCCGCGCGGGATCCAGGACAGGCCGCTAACGGCTCTCGCGCAGGAACCGCGCCATCGACGACACCCCCGGCAGCGCCGGCTGGAACTGGCCGGCGACGTCGACGAAGCCGCGCATCACCGCGATCTCGCGCGGCGGGCGGTTCAGGGTATCGCGCAGGTCCGGATCGGCGCCGGCGCGCAACAGGCGCTGCACCAGCAGCGGCAGGCCGTGCAGCGCGGCCAGGTGCAGCGGGCCGAAGCCGCGCGGGTCCTGCACGTCCAGGCTCACTTCTTCGTCGAGCAGGCGCTCCACCCCGGCCAGCACCACCGTTTCCTCGCAGGCGGTGCCCGGCTCGGCGCGCGCGCCGAGCAGCAACAGCAACGGCGTGACCCCGCCGGCGGCGCTGCGGTCGGCTTCGGCGCCGGCCAGCAGCAAGGTGTCCAGCAGCGCCAGCAGACGCGACTTGTCGCGCGCGGTGAAGCCGTACAGCGCGGCGCAATGCAGCGGCGCCAGTTGCTGCGCGTCGCCGGCATGCACGTCGGCGCCGGCCGCCAGCAGCCGCGCGGCGATGTCCGGCAGGCCCAGCGCGCAGGCCAGCATCAGCACGGTGACGCCGCCGGGCAAGCGGTGTTCGATCTGCGCGCCGGCCGCGAGCAGCGCGGCGACGATCTCGGTCTGGCGCATGCTCACCGCCGCCGACAACGGCGTGGCGCCGCTGGCCGCGGCATGCTGCAGATCGGCGCCGCGCGCCAGCAGCAGGTCCACCGCCGCGGCATGGCCGCCGCCGGCGGCGCGCAGCAGCGCGGTGCAGCCCTGCGCATCGACCGCGTCCACCGCCAGGCCCAGGTCGATCAGGCGGCGGATCGCGTCGGCATCGCCGACCATCGCCGCGGCCGGCAGGTCGGCCGCGCGCAGCGGGCGCCGCGGCAACGGCCAGATCCGCCAGTCCAGCCAGTCGGCCAGGTCGCGGCGGCCGCTGGCCAGCGCCACGCCGAGCGGGGTCTGGCCGTCGGCGGCGCGCGCCTCCGGCGAGGCGCCCTGCTGGATCAACAGTTTCAGCGAGGCCTCGCGGCCCAGCGCGGCGGCCAGGTGCAGCGCGGTCATGCCGTGGCTGTCGCGCGCCTCGCGGTCGGCGCCGCGTTCGAGCAGATGCAGTTGCAGCCGCAGCCAGCCCAGCCGCACCGCCAGCGACAGCGGCGGATCGCCGGCCGGCGACGGCGCGAACGGATCGGCGCCGCGTTCGAGCAGTTCCAGCGCCAGTTGTTCCAGCGCGCGCGAGGCGTGATCGTGCTGCGCGCAGGCGGCCAGCAGCCGGGTCAGGCCGCCGCGGCCGGCCGGCGACACGCCGTGGCGCAGCATCGCCTGCAGGCTGGGCACCGCCTCCACGCCGCGCGAGAGCAACGCGAACATCGGCGTGTCGCCGCAGGCGTCGAGCACGTCCGGCGAGGCGCCGTGCGCCAGCAACCAGTCCACCGCCTGCGGGTTCAGCGCCAGGTGCGGATCGTGCAGCAACGCGCCGAGTTCCTCGGCGGCGCACAGCCGCGCCAACGCCGCCAGGCCATCACGCTGGCCCAGTTGCAGGCCCTCGCGCAGCAGCTCCAGCGGCGGCCGGTCGGGCAGGCTGGCGCGGCCGACCTCGCCCTGGCCGTCGCTGACCGCGGCCGGCAGCGGGTAGTCCGGGTCCAGCGCCGACACGATCGCCCAGCGCCCGGCCTCGGCGGCCAGGTCCACCGCGCGGCGGCCGCCGTGGTCCGGCTGCGCGGCGGCGACGCCCAGCTCCAGCAGGCGCCGGATCAGCCCCGGCGAGACCTGGTCGGCGGTGCAGGCCAGCAGCACCGCGTTGCGGCCGTCGCCATCGACCGCGATCAGGTCGGGCTTGTGCGGCAGCAAGCGTTCCAGCACCGCGACCCGGCCATGCCGCGCCGCTTCCAGCCACGGCGTGCGGCCCAGCGCGTCGCGTGCCTCCAGGTTGGCGCCGGCGCCGAGCAGCGCCTCGACGATGTCGACGTGGCCGGCCTGCGCCGCCTCGTGCAGCGCGCTGCGGCGCTGCCGGTCACGCGCATCGACCCGCGCCTTGTGCTTGAGCAACAACTGCACGCCGGCCGGATCGTCTTCCTCGGTGCCGGCCGCGGCCAGCAGCACCGGGCTGCCCTCGGCCGGTTCCGGCTTGGCGCCACGTTCGAGCAGGAACTTGGCCATGCGCCAGTTGCCGACGTGGCAGGCCACCGCCAGCGGGCTCAGGCCGTCGCGGTTGAGCGCGTCCAGTTCGGCCGCGGCGTCGCGCAGCAAGGCGGCCACGCCCGGGTCGGAACTGCGCGCGGCATGGTGCAGCGGGGTGTTGCCGTCGGTGTCGCTGGCGCGCGGGTCGGCGCCGTTGGCCAGCAGGGTCATCACCGCCTCGGGGCGGCCATGCCAGCTGTCGCGGGTCGCGGCCAGCAGCGGGGTCATGCCCAGGTGCGGGCGGTTGACGTCGACGCCGCGCACGATCAACTCGCGCAGCAGGCGCAGGTCCGGCAGCACCGCCGCCAGCACCGGCAGGCTGCGCTGGTCGCGCCAGTCCGCCGCCGGCAGCGCGTGCGGGTCGGCGCCGGCCTGCAGCAACTGCAGCGCGCGATCGACGCGGCCGCCGCGCGCGGCGTCGTACAGCGCCGCATGCAGATCGTCCGCGGCCGGCGCGGCCTCGTCCTCGCGCGGCGCGGCGGCCGCGCTCAGTTCGGCGAACAGGTCCGCCGAGGTCGTCGGCGGCGCCAGCGCCTGCGGCGCGGCCACGCGCTGCAGCAGGCCGTGCAGCAACGGCGACAGCAACGCATAGGCCAGCGCCAGCGGCCAGCGCGCGGCGGCGGCGAGCAGGTCCGGCCAGGCCAGCAGCACGCCGATGCCGGCCAGCAGCAGCACCAGCGCCGCCACCGCCAGGCCGCGCCAGGCCTGCACGTCCTGCTGCGCCAGCGCCTGCCAGCGCGCGCGCAGCGGGCCGCCCTCGCATTCGCTGCCGTGCCACAGCGGCCAGGTGCGCCACAGTCCGAGCAGCGCCGCGCTGGCGGCCACGCTCAGCGCCAGCGCCGCGGCCAGGCTGCCGCTGTCGCGCAGCGCCGCCAGCGGCCAGGCCACCAGCACCGCGACCAGACCTAGGCCACCGGCCCACAGCAGCAACAGCGGCGCCAGCTCGCGGGCCACGGCCTGCAGGCTGGGCGGACGCGGGCGGCTGCCGCGCGACCACGACAGCGCCAGCGCGAACGCCGGTTGCGCCAGCCACGCGCCCAGCGCCGCGGCCAGCGGGCCGGCCCCGGCGAGCAACGCCAGCAGCGCGCCCAGCGCGGCGGCGATCCAGGGAGCGCGCGCGCGAAACGGAGAGTCGGTCATCGTGTCGGATCGGTCCGGCCGTCGGGGAGCGGCGGCAATTGCAGATGGAAGCCGCAGCCGGCCAGGTTCGCGCGCACCGCCGCCGGATCGGCCCGGGCCAGGGTGCGTCCGGCGGTCAGCGCCACGTCGAGCACGAACGTCAGCGGCTGCAGCGACGCCAGCAGCGCCTGCGGCAGGCAGCCGAAGTCGTCGCGCTTGGCGAGGTAGAGATAGGTGTCCGGCTTGCGTTGGCTTTTGTAGACGTAGGCTTGCATGCCCGTGGCGTGCGCCTGGCGTGGAAAGGCAAGCGATTGTGGAGGAAATGCGCCAGCGACGAAAGCGCACGCCGCGCGCTGCATTTAGAAACGCATGCGCTGCGCCTGTTCACATTTCGACAGCCGCGCGTTTCACGGCAGCGCCGGCCACGCCGATATACTCCGACCATTCACTTTGTCGGAACATCGCGTGACCGAAGCGCCCCCGTTGCCCCGCATGGCTCCCGTCGCACTTCGTGCGTACACCGCGACCACCGCGCTCGGCAGCGGATTGCAGGCCCAACTGTCGGCCCTGCGCGCCGGCCGCAGCGGCCTGCGCCACAACGATTTCGGCGCGCAGCCGCTGCCCTGCTGGATCGGCCGCGTGGACGGGCTGGAAACGCAGCCGCTGCCGCCGGCGCTGGCGCAATGGGACTGCCGCAACAACCGCCTGGCGTGGCTGGCGCTGCAGCAGGACGGCTTGGCCGAGGCGGTCGCCGCCGCCGCGCAGCGCCATGGCGCCGAGCGCGTGGCGGTGGTGATGGGCACCTCTACCTCCAGCATCGGCGCCAGCGAGGAGGCCTACACCCGGCTGGACCAGGATGCCGAGGGCGCGTGTTTCCCTGCCGACCTGCGACGCCCGATCGTGCACACGCCGCATTCGCTGGGCGATTTCGTGCGCCACGCCACCGGCTTGCGCGGGCCGTGCATCACCGTCGCCACCGCCTGTTCGTCCAGCGCCAAGGTGTTCGCGCAGGCGGCGCGGCTGATCGCCGCCGGCGTGGTCGATGCGGCGCTGGTCGGCGGCGTGGACACGCTGTGCGGCAGCGTGCTGTTCGGCTTCAACGCGCTGCAACTGGTGTCGCCGGAGCCTTGCCGGCCGTTCGACGTGCGCCGCGTCGGGCTGTCGCTGGGCGAGGCCGGCGGCTATGCGCTGCTGGAACGGGTCGATGCCGCCGCGGCGCCGCCGGCGCTGGCGCTGCTGCGCGGCTATGGCGAATCCAGCGACGCGCACCACATGTCCGCGCCGCATCCGCAGGGCCTGGGCGCGCGCCTGGCGATGGGCGCGGCGCTGCGCCGCGCCGGCGTGGACGCGGCCGAGGTCGGCTACCTGAACCTGCACGGCACCGCCACCCCGGCCAACGACAGCATCGAGGCCGCGGCGGTGGCGGCACTGTTCCCGGCCACCCTGCACGCCAGTTCGACCAAGGCCTGGACCGGGCATACGCTGGGCGCGGCCGGCATCGTCGAGTCGGTGTTCGCGCTGCTCGCGCTGGGCGAGGGCCTGTTGCCGGGCACCCTCAACAGCGACCAGCCCGACCCGCAATGCGGTCCGCAGATCCGTTTCGCCACCGCCCACGCACAGGTCCGTTACGCGATGAACAATTCCTTCGGCTTCGGCGGCAACAACTGCTCGCTGCTGTTCGGCCACGCATGAGCACGCCGATGTTGACCGCGACCATCGAAGGCATCGGCTTCTGGACCGGCGGCCTGCCCACCTGGGCGGCGGCGCGCGCCTTCGCCGACGGCAGCGGCGGCACGCAGGAGACGCCGGCGCGGCCGGCCTCGCAGTTGCTGGCCGCCAACGAGCGGCGGCGCGCGCCGGACACCGTGGCGGTGTCGCTGGAAGTGGCGCTGGCCGCGTGCCAGGACGCCGGCCGCGATCCGGCCGCGCTGCCGTCGGTGTTCACCTCCACCCACGGCGACCTGGCGATCACCGACTACATGTGCGCCACCCTGGCCAGCGACCCGCTGGCGATCTCGCCGACCAAGTTCCACAACTCGGTGCACAACGCCGCCGCCGGCTACTGGACCATCGGCGCCGGCGCCACCGCCGCGGCGACCGCGATCAGCGCGCACCAGGCCAGCTTCGCGCAGGGCCTGCTGGAAGCGCTGTCGCAACTGGCCGCCGGCGAGGAGGCGATCGTGCTGGCCGGCTACGACAGCCGCTCGACCGGCCCGCTGGGCCGGGTCTCGCGCAGCGAAGGGCTGCTCGGCGGCGCGCTGGTGCTGGGCGCCGCGCCGCGGCCGGGCAAGCCGCGCCTGCGCGTGCGCCTGGCCGATGGCGCGGCCACCGCCGGCGACGGCGCCCTGGCGCGGCATGCCGCCGGCAACGCGATGGCGCCGATGCTGCCGCTGTTCGACGCGCTGGCCGCGGGCGCCGGCCAATGCGTACTGGACGCAGGCGGCGGCCGTTGCCTGCACGTGGACCTGCTGACGTGAGCCGCGCGCCGCTGCGCGCCGACGAGGCCGCGATCCTGATCCCGGCGCTCAACGAACGGCTGCGCATCCGCGAGGTGGTCGCCGACGCGCTGGCGCACTGCCCGCGGGTGATCGTGGTCGACGACGGCTCCGACGACGGCACCAGCGACTGCATCGCCGACCTGCCGGTGACCCTGATCCGCCATCCGCAGCGGCGCGGCAAGGGCGCCGCGCTGCGCAGCGGCTTCGCCGAGGCGCAGCGCCAGGGCGCGCGCGCGGTGATGACCATGGACGGCGACGGCCAGCACAGCGCCGCCGATTTCCCGCGCCTGCTGGCCGCGGCCAACCGCCATCCCGGCTGCGTGATCGTCGGCGCGCGGCTGCGCAAGCGCGCCAGCCAGCCGACCATCCGCCGCATCGGCAACGACTTCGGCGACTGGGGCATCGCCTGGGGCTGCGGCTTCCGCCTGATCGACAGCCAGAGCGGGCAGCGCCTGTACCCGCAGGCGGTGTACACGCTGCCGAACGTGCCCGGCGAGGGCTTCGTGTTCGAGGCGCAACTGCTTATTTCCGCCGCGCGCCAGGCCGGCGCGCGGGTGGTGGCGGTGCCGATCGAGACACGCTACGCCAACCAGACCCCGGGCACCTTCCGCAAGAGCCATTTCCGCCTGGTGCGCGACCTGTGGAAGATCACCTCGCACGTGATCGTGCAGGTCTGGCGGTACGGTCACGTGGTCCGCGAGTACCGCCGCGCCCGCACCACCCCGGTGCTGATCGACGACGTCGCCGGCGAGTTCGCGCCCGCGCCCGCCCCTTTCCACAAGGAAGAAACGACATGAACGAGCAGCACGCGGATGTGGTGATCGCCGGCGGCGGCCTGGCCGGACTGACCCTGGCCCTGCAACTGCGCCAGCGCGATCCGCAGTTGCGCATCAGCGTGCTGGAACGGCGCGCGCACCCGGTGCGCGAGGCCGCGTTCAAGGTCGGCGAATCCTCGGTGGAGATCGGCGCGCGCTACTTCGCCGACGTGCTCGGCCTGCGCGAGCACCTGGAGACCGAGCAGATCCGCAAGTTCGGCTTCCGCTTCTTCTTCTCCGACGGGCGCGAGGACATCGACCGCTGCACCGAGCTGGGCGTCAGCCGGCTGCTGCCGACGCCGTCGTGGCAGATCGACCGCGGCCGCTTCGAGAACTTCCTCGGCGAGCGCGCGCGCGCGCTGGGCGTGGACTTCATCGACGGCTGCACGGTGCGCGGCATCGACCTGGCCGAGGACGACGCCGACCACCAGGTGCGCTACGAACGCGACGGCGCCGCGGCCACGCTGCGCGCGCGCTGGGTGGTGGACGCCAGCGGCCGCGCCGGCCTGCTCAAGCGCAAGCTCGACCTGGCCCAGGACAACGCGCACAACGCCAACGCGGTGTGGTGGCGGGTGGACGGCCTGGTCGATCCCAACGCTTGGTCGCAGGACACGGCCTGGCTGCAGCGCTGCACGCCGCCGGA
This window contains:
- a CDS encoding ankyrin repeat domain-containing protein; this translates as MTDSPFRARAPWIAAALGALLALLAGAGPLAAALGAWLAQPAFALALSWSRGSRPRPPSLQAVARELAPLLLLWAGGLGLVAVLVAWPLAALRDSGSLAAALALSVAASAALLGLWRTWPLWHGSECEGGPLRARWQALAQQDVQAWRGLAVAALVLLLAGIGVLLAWPDLLAAAARWPLALAYALLSPLLHGLLQRVAAPQALAPPTTSADLFAELSAAAAPREDEAAPAADDLHAALYDAARGGRVDRALQLLQAGADPHALPAADWRDQRSLPVLAAVLPDLRLLRELIVRGVDVNRPHLGMTPLLAATRDSWHGRPEAVMTLLANGADPRASDTDGNTPLHHAARSSDPGVAALLRDAAAELDALNRDGLSPLAVACHVGNWRMAKFLLERGAKPEPAEGSPVLLAAAGTEEDDPAGVQLLLKHKARVDARDRQRRSALHEAAQAGHVDIVEALLGAGANLEARDALGRTPWLEAARHGRVAVLERLLPHKPDLIAVDGDGRNAVLLACTADQVSPGLIRRLLELGVAAAQPDHGGRRAVDLAAEAGRWAIVSALDPDYPLPAAVSDGQGEVGRASLPDRPPLELLREGLQLGQRDGLAALARLCAAEELGALLHDPHLALNPQAVDWLLAHGASPDVLDACGDTPMFALLSRGVEAVPSLQAMLRHGVSPAGRGGLTRLLAACAQHDHASRALEQLALELLERGADPFAPSPAGDPPLSLAVRLGWLRLQLHLLERGADREARDSHGMTALHLAAALGREASLKLLIQQGASPEARAADGQTPLGVALASGRRDLADWLDWRIWPLPRRPLRAADLPAAAMVGDADAIRRLIDLGLAVDAVDAQGCTALLRAAGGGHAAAVDLLLARGADLQHAAASGATPLSAAVSMRQTEIVAALLAAGAQIEHRLPGGVTVLMLACALGLPDIAARLLAAGADVHAGDAQQLAPLHCAALYGFTARDKSRLLALLDTLLLAGAEADRSAAGGVTPLLLLLGARAEPGTACEETVVLAGVERLLDEEVSLDVQDPRGFGPLHLAALHGLPLLVQRLLRAGADPDLRDTLNRPPREIAVMRGFVDVAGQFQPALPGVSSMARFLRESR
- a CDS encoding YcgL domain-containing protein, with amino-acid sequence MQAYVYKSQRKPDTYLYLAKRDDFGCLPQALLASLQPLTFVLDVALTAGRTLARADPAAVRANLAGCGFHLQLPPLPDGRTDPTR
- a CDS encoding beta-ketoacyl-[acyl-carrier-protein] synthase family protein — its product is MAPVALRAYTATTALGSGLQAQLSALRAGRSGLRHNDFGAQPLPCWIGRVDGLETQPLPPALAQWDCRNNRLAWLALQQDGLAEAVAAAAQRHGAERVAVVMGTSTSSIGASEEAYTRLDQDAEGACFPADLRRPIVHTPHSLGDFVRHATGLRGPCITVATACSSSAKVFAQAARLIAAGVVDAALVGGVDTLCGSVLFGFNALQLVSPEPCRPFDVRRVGLSLGEAGGYALLERVDAAAAPPALALLRGYGESSDAHHMSAPHPQGLGARLAMGAALRRAGVDAAEVGYLNLHGTATPANDSIEAAAVAALFPATLHASSTKAWTGHTLGAAGIVESVFALLALGEGLLPGTLNSDQPDPQCGPQIRFATAHAQVRYAMNNSFGFGGNNCSLLFGHA
- a CDS encoding beta-ketoacyl synthase chain length factor, whose product is MLTATIEGIGFWTGGLPTWAAARAFADGSGGTQETPARPASQLLAANERRRAPDTVAVSLEVALAACQDAGRDPAALPSVFTSTHGDLAITDYMCATLASDPLAISPTKFHNSVHNAAAGYWTIGAGATAAATAISAHQASFAQGLLEALSQLAAGEEAIVLAGYDSRSTGPLGRVSRSEGLLGGALVLGAAPRPGKPRLRVRLADGAATAGDGALARHAAGNAMAPMLPLFDALAAGAGQCVLDAGGGRCLHVDLLT
- a CDS encoding glycosyltransferase family 2 protein; protein product: MSRAPLRADEAAILIPALNERLRIREVVADALAHCPRVIVVDDGSDDGTSDCIADLPVTLIRHPQRRGKGAALRSGFAEAQRQGARAVMTMDGDGQHSAADFPRLLAAANRHPGCVIVGARLRKRASQPTIRRIGNDFGDWGIAWGCGFRLIDSQSGQRLYPQAVYTLPNVPGEGFVFEAQLLISAARQAGARVVAVPIETRYANQTPGTFRKSHFRLVRDLWKITSHVIVQVWRYGHVVREYRRARTTPVLIDDVAGEFAPAPAPFHKEETT